Proteins encoded in a region of the Haloglomus salinum genome:
- a CDS encoding PQQ-binding-like beta-propeller repeat protein, with translation MAGGWMGRRDLLRAGAAGIVTACAGCFGPEKDGVYALSRTDGSKRWVTTLGAVDGGPTLFDDTIVVGSGTTVSALATTDGEERWSYDVEFEYTNDLTSSRA, from the coding sequence ATGGCTGGGGGCTGGATGGGGCGTCGTGACCTCCTTCGAGCGGGAGCCGCTGGCATCGTGACCGCCTGCGCGGGATGCTTCGGCCCGGAGAAGGACGGCGTGTACGCACTTTCACGCACCGATGGCAGCAAGCGCTGGGTGACCACCCTGGGGGCCGTTGATGGTGGCCCCACCCTCTTCGACGACACCATCGTCGTCGGGTCAGGAACGACGGTCTCTGCGCTCGCGACCACGGATGGCGAAGAGCGCTGGAGCTACGATGTCGAGTTCGAGTACACGAACGATTTGACCTCCTCCCGCGCCTGA
- a CDS encoding RNA-guided endonuclease InsQ/TnpB family protein, protein MLETTRTYVARITNHQQVRDDLDQCGFSASKLWNVGRYYIQERWDETGEIPDEAELKSELKDHERYSDLHSQSSQRVLEELAEAFTGWYNSDGGNNPPGYRKRGNDHARSTVTWKKRAIKHDDKHGQLRLSKGFNLKESRSDFILAEYETRPDVEVENIQQVRAVWNGDEWELHLVCKKEIPVENASGNNTAGIDLGISNYLAIDYEDGASELYPGNVLKEDKHYFTCEEYQTEGENGPSKRARKARQKLSRRKAHFLHTLSKHIVQRCVEEGVEKIAVGDLGDIREDGHGDSRNWGVSGNKKLHGWEFDRFTNLLEYKAEEHGILVDQVDEENTSKTCSCCGQIRDSNRVERGLYVCESCGATMNADVNGAVNIRRKITQSPPTGDMSNGCLAQPGVFLFDRESGSFNTREQGDCKP, encoded by the coding sequence ATGCTGGAGACAACTCGCACCTACGTCGCACGCATCACGAACCACCAACAGGTTCGTGACGACCTTGACCAGTGCGGGTTCTCTGCATCCAAACTGTGGAACGTCGGACGCTACTACATCCAAGAACGGTGGGACGAAACCGGTGAGATACCCGACGAAGCCGAGCTGAAATCGGAGTTGAAAGATCACGAACGCTACAGTGACCTGCATTCTCAGTCAAGTCAGCGAGTTCTCGAAGAACTTGCTGAAGCGTTCACCGGCTGGTATAACTCCGACGGCGGCAACAACCCACCGGGCTACCGAAAACGTGGCAACGACCACGCGCGCTCCACCGTCACGTGGAAGAAGCGAGCCATCAAGCACGACGACAAGCACGGCCAACTCCGCCTCTCGAAAGGCTTCAACCTGAAAGAGAGCCGGTCTGACTTCATCCTCGCAGAGTACGAAACTCGCCCCGACGTAGAAGTCGAAAACATCCAACAGGTGCGTGCTGTCTGGAACGGCGACGAGTGGGAACTCCACCTCGTCTGCAAGAAAGAGATTCCAGTCGAAAACGCATCGGGTAACAACACGGCGGGTATCGATCTTGGCATCAGCAACTACCTCGCTATCGACTACGAAGATGGCGCGAGTGAACTATATCCGGGGAACGTGCTGAAAGAGGACAAGCACTACTTCACCTGCGAGGAGTACCAGACCGAAGGCGAGAACGGCCCGTCGAAGCGTGCGCGGAAAGCTCGACAGAAACTCTCCCGACGCAAAGCCCACTTCCTCCACACGCTCTCGAAACACATCGTTCAGCGGTGTGTCGAAGAAGGTGTGGAGAAGATAGCAGTTGGCGACCTCGGTGACATACGCGAGGATGGGCACGGCGACTCGCGGAACTGGGGCGTGTCGGGGAACAAGAAACTCCACGGATGGGAGTTTGACCGCTTCACGAATCTGCTCGAATACAAGGCCGAGGAACACGGTATCCTCGTTGATCAAGTGGATGAGGAAAACACGAGCAAGACGTGTTCGTGTTGTGGGCAGATTCGTGACTCGAATCGGGTGGAGCGCGGTCTGTACGTCTGTGAGTCGTGCGGGGCGACGATGAACGCGGACGTGAACGGTGCGGTGAACATCCGCCGAAAGATAACTCAGAGTCCCCCGACGGGGGATATGAGTAACGGCTGTTTGGCACAGCCCGGAGTCTTCCTGTTCGACCGCGAGAGCGGGTCGTTCAACACGAGAGAGCAGGGAGACTGCAAACCCTAA